In the Caballeronia sp. LZ062 genome, one interval contains:
- a CDS encoding RsmB/NOP family class I SAM-dependent RNA methyltransferase, giving the protein MRLHGFLIGQTETLLADVLRFSGPADAATSRFFRAHPKLGHGERGVIAEAVFAVLRRKMEFSHLAESGTGNQARRLALLGLMQTAGLTALKPFVSADEHQWLAQVSKIDPASLPVRVRTNLPQWIYDAMAKRFEPDELAQLAAALNYPAPLDLRANPIKASRDVVRKALIDAGIDAFDMPFAPFGIRVEGKPALTRLQPFQEGWIEVQDEGSQLLCSLMAPRRGEMIVDFCAGAGGKTLALGAMMRSTGRLYAFDVSDRRLAKLKPRLARSGLSNVNPVLIDSEHDAKIKRLAGKIDRVLVDAPCSGLGTLRRNPDLKWRQSPATVAELTPKQLSILTSAARLVKTGGRLVYATCSMLEAENEGVVAQFLETHPNFRVVPARDVLAEQRIELDTGDYLSLWPHKHGTDGFFAAVLERVPGEKAQASDESAGEASAGEASA; this is encoded by the coding sequence ATGAGGCTGCATGGATTTCTGATTGGTCAAACCGAAACGTTGCTCGCGGACGTGCTCCGCTTTTCCGGTCCCGCCGATGCGGCGACGAGCCGCTTTTTCCGCGCGCACCCGAAGCTCGGTCACGGCGAGCGTGGGGTAATCGCGGAAGCCGTTTTCGCCGTGCTGCGGCGGAAGATGGAGTTCTCGCATCTCGCGGAAAGCGGCACGGGCAATCAGGCGCGGCGTCTCGCGCTGCTCGGGCTGATGCAGACCGCGGGCCTCACGGCGCTCAAGCCGTTCGTGTCGGCGGACGAGCATCAGTGGCTCGCGCAAGTGTCGAAGATCGATCCCGCGAGCCTGCCGGTGCGCGTGCGCACGAACCTGCCGCAATGGATCTACGACGCGATGGCCAAGCGCTTCGAGCCGGACGAGCTCGCGCAGCTTGCCGCCGCGCTGAACTATCCCGCGCCGCTCGACTTGCGCGCGAATCCGATCAAGGCGAGCCGCGACGTCGTGCGCAAGGCGCTCATCGACGCGGGCATCGACGCGTTCGACATGCCGTTCGCGCCGTTCGGCATCCGCGTGGAAGGCAAGCCGGCGCTTACGCGTCTGCAGCCGTTCCAGGAAGGCTGGATCGAAGTGCAGGACGAGGGCAGCCAGTTGCTGTGCTCGCTGATGGCGCCGCGCCGTGGCGAGATGATCGTCGACTTTTGCGCGGGCGCGGGCGGCAAGACGCTCGCGCTCGGCGCGATGATGCGCTCCACCGGCCGCCTGTACGCCTTCGACGTCTCCGACCGGCGCCTCGCGAAGCTGAAGCCGCGTCTGGCGCGCAGCGGACTCTCGAACGTCAATCCCGTGCTGATCGACAGCGAGCACGACGCGAAGATCAAGCGCCTCGCGGGCAAGATCGACCGCGTGCTCGTCGATGCGCCGTGCTCCGGCTTGGGCACGCTGCGCCGCAATCCCGACCTCAAATGGCGGCAGTCGCCCGCCACCGTCGCGGAACTCACGCCCAAGCAGTTGTCGATTCTCACGAGCGCCGCGCGGCTCGTGAAGACGGGCGGCCGTCTCGTCTACGCGACGTGCAGCATGCTCGAAGCGGAAAACGAAGGCGTCGTCGCGCAATTCCTGGAAACGCATCCGAACTTCCGCGTGGTGCCCGCCCGCGACGTGCTCGCCGAGCAGCGCATCGAACTGGACACGGGCGACTATCTGTCGCTCTGGCCGCACAAGCACGGCACCGACGGCTTCTTCGCGGCCGTGCTGGAGCGCGTGCCCGGCGAGAAGGCGCAAGCCAGCGACGAAAGCGCCGGAGAAGCAAGCGCCGGGGAAGCAAGCGCATAA
- the purN gene encoding phosphoribosylglycinamide formyltransferase, translating to MKKIVILISGRGSNMEAVVRACAREGWPARVCAVISNRPDAAGLRFAAANGIGAVVVDHREFDGREAFDAALAREIDRFEPDCVVLAGFMRVLTDAFVERYAGRMLNVHPSLLPCFSGLRTHQQALDAGVRVHGASVHFVTAKLDHGPIVAQAAVPVIAGDDAAALAARVLAVEHIIYPRAVRWFVEGRLSIEGERVALTPSEPQWLFADIAGEGA from the coding sequence ATGAAAAAAATCGTCATTCTGATCTCCGGACGCGGGAGCAACATGGAGGCCGTCGTGCGTGCTTGTGCGCGTGAAGGCTGGCCGGCGCGCGTCTGTGCGGTCATTTCCAACCGGCCCGATGCCGCCGGGCTCCGCTTCGCGGCCGCGAACGGCATCGGAGCCGTCGTCGTCGATCATCGCGAATTCGATGGCCGCGAAGCGTTCGACGCCGCGCTCGCGCGTGAAATCGATCGCTTCGAGCCGGATTGCGTCGTGCTGGCCGGCTTCATGCGCGTGCTCACCGATGCGTTCGTGGAACGCTACGCCGGGCGCATGCTGAACGTGCATCCGTCGCTCTTGCCGTGCTTTTCGGGGCTGCGCACGCATCAGCAGGCGCTCGACGCCGGCGTGCGCGTGCACGGCGCGAGCGTGCATTTCGTGACGGCGAAGCTGGATCACGGGCCGATCGTCGCGCAGGCCGCGGTGCCGGTCATCGCAGGCGACGACGCCGCCGCGCTCGCCGCGCGCGTGCTCGCCGTCGAACACATCATTTACCCGCGCGCAGTGCGCTGGTTCGTGGAAGGGCGTCTTTCTATCGAGGGCGAACGAGTCGCCCTCACGCCGTCTGAGCCGCAGTGGCTCTTTGCCGACATTGCCGGGGAGGGCGCATGA
- a CDS encoding bifunctional riboflavin kinase/FAD synthetase, which produces MRVFRGLPNAESRAPCALTIGNFDGVHRGHQALLARVRAAADARGLPVCVMTFEPHPREFFNPAGAPPRIAMLRDKLEALRTNGVDRVVVEHFNHTFASQPPDTFVKNVIVDGLHARWVMVGDDFCYGAKRAGNFDSLKAAGDKYGFEVEQMATVAHPNGARISSSSVRASLVAGDLDAANVALGRPYIISGHVVHGAKLGRDLGFPTLNLPIAHKRPALAGIFVVRVHGLADEPLPAVASLGLRPTVDDSGRVLLEVFVLDWHGDAYGKLVRVEFLKKLRDEEKYVDLETLSAAIARDVDNARAYFGLPPASNAGSRATGFAISATDRIR; this is translated from the coding sequence GTGAGAGTCTTTCGCGGCCTCCCCAATGCCGAAAGCCGGGCGCCCTGCGCACTGACCATCGGCAACTTCGACGGTGTCCATCGCGGGCACCAGGCGCTGCTTGCGCGCGTGCGGGCCGCTGCGGACGCGCGCGGGCTGCCGGTCTGCGTCATGACCTTCGAGCCGCATCCTCGCGAATTCTTCAATCCGGCCGGCGCGCCGCCGCGCATCGCCATGCTGCGCGACAAGCTGGAGGCGCTGCGCACGAACGGCGTGGATCGCGTGGTGGTCGAGCATTTCAATCACACGTTCGCAAGCCAGCCGCCGGACACGTTCGTGAAGAACGTCATCGTCGACGGCCTGCACGCGCGCTGGGTCATGGTCGGCGACGACTTCTGCTACGGCGCGAAACGCGCGGGCAATTTCGATTCCCTCAAGGCCGCGGGCGACAAGTACGGCTTCGAAGTCGAGCAGATGGCCACCGTCGCGCACCCGAACGGCGCGCGCATTTCGTCGTCGTCGGTGCGGGCGTCGCTCGTCGCGGGCGATCTCGACGCCGCGAACGTCGCGCTCGGGCGTCCGTACATCATCAGCGGCCACGTCGTGCATGGCGCGAAGCTCGGCCGCGATCTCGGCTTTCCCACGCTCAACCTTCCGATTGCCCACAAGCGCCCGGCGCTCGCGGGCATTTTCGTCGTGCGCGTGCACGGTTTGGCGGATGAGCCGCTGCCCGCCGTCGCGAGCCTCGGCCTGCGTCCGACCGTGGACGATTCCGGCCGCGTGCTGCTCGAAGTCTTCGTGCTCGACTGGCACGGCGACGCGTACGGCAAGCTCGTGCGCGTGGAGTTTCTGAAGAAGCTGCGCGACGAGGAGAAGTACGTCGACCTCGAAACGCTGTCCGCCGCCATCGCGAGGGACGTCGACAACGCGCGCGCCTACTTCGGCCTGCCGCCCGCCAGCAACGCCGGCAGCCGCGCGACGGGCTTCGCCATTTCGGCCACCGACCGAATTAGGTGA
- the ileS gene encoding isoleucine--tRNA ligase — protein MSDKKEKASSKYPVNLLDTPFPMRGDLPKREPAWVKEWQENKVYEKIRAASRGRKKFILHDGPPYANGDIHLGHAVNKILKDMIVKARNLAGFDAVYVPGWDCHGMPIEIQIEKQFGKSLPAAEVMQKARAYASEQIEKQKVGFRRLGVLGDWDNPYKTMNFVNEAGEIRALAKIMEKGFVFRGLKPVNWCFDCGSALAEAEVEYKDKTDPTIDVLFAFAEPEKTAQAFGLPSLPKSEGGIVIWTTTPWTIPANQALNVHPEIVYALVDTPRGLLILAAERVEACLQNYGLPGEVIATTTGAKLANVRFHHPLAAAHPGYKRTSPVYLGEYVTTESGTGVVHSSPAYGVEDFVSCKAHGMADSDIINPVMGDGRYIESLPLFGGLSIWKANPEIVEALNNAGTLLKTEKYTHSYMHCWRHKTPIIYRATSQWFAGMDVTPKDGGKTLRETALEGVENTAFYPSWGKQRLFSMIANRPDWTLSRQRQWGVPMAFFVHKETGELHPRTIELLEEVAKRVEQGGIETWQTLDPRELIGDDANMYEKNRDTLDVWFDSGTTHWHVLRGSHKDELQFPADLYLEGSDQHRGWFHSSLLTASMLDGRPPYDALLTHGFTVDGEGRKMSKSLGNGVDPHEVANRLGAEIIRLWIASTDYSGELAISEEILKRVTETYRRIRNTLRFLLANLSDFDFEKNAVPVSDWLEIDRYAVALTRNLQDDALSHYEKYEFHPVVAKIATFCSEDLGGFYLDVLKDRLYTTKPDSRERRSAQTALFHIAHGLLRLVAPYLSFTAEEAYKVLKPGQDTIFTEVYAAYPDIPNGGELLDKWSLIRSARGDVTKALEEARTANLIGSSLQAEVVVRASGARYDALASLGDALHFVLITSQASVERVASEAEEGVDVAASSYLKCERCWHYCADVGSHPEHPGLCGRCFSNLFGAGETRGAA, from the coding sequence ATGAGCGACAAGAAAGAGAAAGCCTCCTCGAAATACCCCGTCAACCTGCTCGACACGCCGTTCCCGATGCGCGGCGATCTGCCCAAGCGCGAACCCGCGTGGGTCAAGGAATGGCAGGAGAACAAGGTCTACGAAAAAATCCGCGCGGCGAGCCGTGGCCGCAAGAAGTTCATCCTGCACGACGGCCCGCCGTATGCGAACGGCGACATTCACTTAGGCCACGCGGTCAACAAGATCCTGAAGGACATGATCGTCAAGGCGCGCAATCTCGCGGGCTTCGACGCCGTGTACGTGCCGGGCTGGGACTGCCACGGCATGCCGATCGAAATCCAGATCGAAAAGCAGTTCGGCAAGTCGCTGCCCGCCGCCGAAGTCATGCAGAAGGCGCGCGCTTACGCGAGCGAGCAGATCGAGAAGCAGAAGGTCGGCTTCCGGCGTCTGGGCGTGCTCGGCGACTGGGACAATCCGTACAAGACGATGAACTTCGTCAACGAAGCGGGCGAAATTCGCGCGCTGGCGAAGATCATGGAAAAGGGCTTCGTGTTCCGGGGCTTGAAGCCGGTGAACTGGTGCTTCGACTGCGGCTCGGCGCTGGCCGAAGCGGAAGTCGAGTACAAGGACAAGACCGACCCGACGATCGACGTGCTGTTTGCCTTCGCTGAACCCGAAAAGACCGCGCAGGCGTTCGGTCTGCCGTCGCTGCCGAAGAGCGAAGGCGGCATCGTCATCTGGACCACGACGCCGTGGACCATCCCGGCCAACCAGGCGCTGAACGTTCATCCGGAGATCGTGTACGCGCTCGTGGATACGCCGCGCGGTTTGCTGATTCTCGCGGCCGAACGCGTCGAAGCGTGCCTGCAGAACTACGGTCTGCCCGGCGAAGTCATCGCCACGACGACGGGCGCAAAGCTCGCGAACGTGCGCTTTCATCATCCGCTCGCGGCGGCGCATCCGGGTTACAAGCGCACGTCGCCCGTTTATCTCGGCGAGTACGTCACCACGGAAAGCGGCACGGGCGTCGTGCATTCGTCGCCGGCTTATGGCGTGGAAGACTTCGTGTCGTGCAAGGCGCACGGCATGGCAGATTCGGACATCATCAACCCCGTGATGGGCGATGGCCGCTACATCGAATCGCTGCCGCTTTTCGGCGGCTTGTCGATCTGGAAAGCGAATCCGGAAATCGTCGAGGCACTGAACAACGCCGGGACGCTGCTCAAGACCGAGAAGTATACGCACAGCTACATGCACTGCTGGCGCCACAAGACGCCGATCATCTATCGCGCGACCTCGCAATGGTTCGCGGGCATGGACGTGACGCCAAAAGACGGCGGCAAGACGCTGCGCGAAACGGCGCTGGAAGGCGTCGAGAACACCGCGTTCTATCCGTCGTGGGGCAAGCAGCGTCTCTTCAGCATGATCGCGAACCGCCCGGACTGGACGCTCTCGCGTCAGCGTCAATGGGGCGTGCCGATGGCGTTCTTCGTGCACAAGGAAACGGGCGAGTTGCATCCGCGCACCATCGAATTGCTGGAGGAAGTGGCGAAGCGCGTGGAGCAAGGCGGCATCGAGACGTGGCAAACGCTCGATCCGCGTGAGCTGATCGGCGACGACGCGAACATGTACGAAAAGAACCGCGACACGCTCGACGTCTGGTTCGACTCCGGCACGACGCACTGGCACGTGCTGCGCGGCTCGCACAAGGACGAGCTGCAATTCCCGGCTGATCTGTATCTCGAAGGCTCGGACCAGCATCGCGGCTGGTTCCATTCGTCGCTGCTCACGGCTTCCATGCTCGACGGCCGCCCGCCCTACGACGCGCTGCTCACGCACGGCTTCACCGTCGACGGCGAAGGCCGCAAGATGTCGAAGTCGCTCGGCAACGGCGTCGATCCGCACGAAGTGGCGAATCGCCTGGGCGCGGAAATCATCCGCTTGTGGATCGCATCGACGGACTATTCCGGCGAACTCGCCATCTCCGAAGAAATTCTCAAGCGCGTGACGGAGACGTATCGCCGCATCCGCAACACGCTGCGCTTCCTGCTCGCGAACCTCTCGGACTTCGACTTCGAGAAGAACGCCGTGCCGGTATCGGATTGGCTCGAAATCGACCGTTACGCGGTGGCGCTCACGCGCAACCTGCAGGACGACGCGCTCTCGCACTATGAGAAGTACGAGTTCCATCCGGTCGTCGCGAAGATCGCGACGTTCTGCTCGGAAGACCTGGGCGGCTTCTATCTCGACGTGCTGAAGGACCGTCTCTACACGACGAAGCCCGATTCGCGCGAGCGCCGCAGCGCGCAGACTGCGCTCTTTCACATTGCGCATGGGCTGCTGCGCCTCGTCGCGCCGTATCTGTCGTTCACGGCGGAAGAAGCGTACAAGGTGCTGAAGCCCGGTCAGGACACGATCTTCACCGAGGTCTACGCGGCGTACCCGGACATTCCGAACGGCGGCGAGTTGCTGGACAAGTGGTCGCTGATCCGCTCGGCGCGCGGCGACGTCACGAAGGCACTGGAAGAAGCGCGCACGGCGAACCTGATCGGCTCGTCGTTGCAGGCGGAAGTCGTCGTCCGCGCGAGCGGCGCGCGTTACGACGCGCTCGCAAGCCTCGGCGATGCGCTGCACTTCGTGCTCATCACGTCGCAGGCGTCGGTCGAGCGCGTGGCGAGCGAAGCCGAAGAAGGCGTCGACGTGGCCGCTTCCAGCTATCTGAAGTGCGAACGCTGCTGGCATTACTGCGCCGACGTCGGCTCGCACCCCGAGCATCCGGGTCTGTGCGGCCGCTGCTTCTCCAATCTCTTCGGCGCTGGCGAAACCCGAGGCGCAGCATAA
- the lspA gene encoding signal peptidase II produces the protein MARTMAKQSTSSGSLAPWIGVALIVILFDQLTKIAVQKVFAYGEPHALAPFFNLLLVYNRGAAFSFLAAAGGWQRWAFTALGVVAAAVICYLLKKHAAQRLFCTALALIMGGAIGNVIDRLAYGHVIDFLDFHVKTWHWPAFNLADSAITVGAVLLIFDELRRVRGSK, from the coding sequence ATGGCAAGGACTATGGCGAAACAAAGTACTTCGAGCGGTTCGCTCGCGCCGTGGATCGGCGTCGCGCTGATCGTGATTCTGTTCGACCAGTTGACGAAGATCGCAGTCCAGAAGGTGTTCGCGTACGGCGAGCCGCACGCGCTGGCGCCCTTCTTCAACCTGCTGCTCGTCTACAACCGCGGCGCGGCATTCAGCTTTCTCGCGGCGGCGGGCGGCTGGCAGCGCTGGGCATTCACCGCGCTCGGCGTCGTGGCGGCGGCCGTGATCTGCTATCTGCTCAAGAAGCATGCGGCGCAGCGGCTTTTCTGCACGGCGCTCGCGCTCATCATGGGCGGCGCGATCGGTAACGTGATCGACCGGCTGGCTTACGGTCATGTGATCGACTTTCTCGACTTCCACGTGAAGACGTGGCACTGGCCCGCGTTCAATCTGGCCGACAGCGCGATCACGGTCGGCGCGGTGCTGCTGATTTTCGACGAACTGCGGCGCGTGCGCGGCTCGAAGTGA
- the coaBC gene encoding bifunctional phosphopantothenoylcysteine decarboxylase/phosphopantothenate--cysteine ligase CoaBC → MCRGAAPFPEPRFFCDGGKLELAGKHLVLGLTGGIACYKIAELTRLLVKAGATVQIVMTEAATEFITPVTMQALSGRPVFVSQWDARMPNNMPHIDLSREAHAIVIAPASTDFIAKLAHGMCDDLLSTLCVARDCPLLVVPAMNRQMWQNPATQRNVVQIRADGVEVLGPDSGSQACGEVGDGRMIEPEAAFEAICAFFQPKILRGQRVLITAGPTFEPLDPVRGITNRSSGKMGFALARAAAQAGAAVHLVAGPVSLPTPWGVFREDVQTAQQMHDAVMQATPDADIFIAVAAVADWRVDHASEHKIKKAGDALPAFNFIENPDILASVAKLPNPPYCVGFAAESGDLELHGEEKRKRKNVPLLIGNLGPLTFGRDDNEVVLFEASGRTRLPRADKQSLARTLIAEIAKRAPSGGTLLS, encoded by the coding sequence ATGTGCAGAGGCGCGGCTCCCTTCCCGGAGCCGCGTTTTTTTTGCGACGGAGGCAAGTTGGAACTCGCAGGCAAACATCTCGTGCTGGGACTGACCGGCGGCATTGCGTGCTACAAGATCGCGGAGCTGACGCGGCTGCTGGTGAAGGCAGGCGCGACCGTGCAGATCGTGATGACGGAAGCGGCCACGGAATTCATCACGCCCGTCACCATGCAGGCGCTGTCGGGCCGGCCCGTGTTTGTGTCGCAATGGGATGCGCGCATGCCGAACAACATGCCGCACATCGATCTGTCGCGCGAGGCGCATGCCATCGTCATCGCGCCCGCATCCACCGACTTCATCGCGAAACTCGCGCACGGCATGTGCGACGACCTGCTGTCCACGCTCTGCGTCGCGCGTGATTGTCCGCTGCTCGTCGTGCCCGCGATGAACCGCCAGATGTGGCAGAACCCGGCGACGCAGCGCAACGTCGTGCAGATTCGCGCGGACGGCGTCGAAGTGCTCGGCCCGGATTCGGGTTCGCAGGCGTGCGGCGAAGTCGGCGACGGCCGCATGATTGAGCCGGAAGCCGCGTTCGAAGCCATTTGCGCGTTCTTCCAGCCGAAGATTCTGCGCGGCCAGCGCGTGCTGATTACGGCAGGCCCGACGTTCGAGCCGCTCGATCCGGTGCGCGGCATCACGAATCGTTCGTCGGGGAAGATGGGCTTCGCGCTGGCGCGTGCCGCGGCGCAGGCGGGCGCGGCCGTGCATCTCGTCGCCGGGCCGGTTTCGCTGCCGACGCCGTGGGGCGTGTTTCGCGAAGACGTGCAGACCGCGCAGCAAATGCACGACGCCGTGATGCAGGCCACGCCCGATGCCGACATCTTCATCGCGGTGGCAGCGGTCGCGGACTGGCGCGTCGATCACGCGAGCGAGCACAAGATCAAGAAGGCTGGCGATGCGTTGCCGGCGTTCAACTTCATCGAGAATCCGGACATCCTCGCGTCCGTCGCGAAGCTGCCGAACCCGCCGTATTGCGTCGGCTTCGCGGCGGAGAGCGGCGACCTCGAATTGCACGGCGAGGAAAAGCGCAAGCGCAAGAACGTGCCGCTCTTGATCGGCAATCTCGGGCCGCTCACCTTCGGCCGCGACGACAACGAAGTCGTGCTCTTCGAAGCATCGGGCAGAACGCGGTTGCCGCGCGCCGACAAGCAATCGCTCGCGCGCACGCTGATCGCGGAAATCGCCAAACGCGCGCCGAGCGGCGGCACTCTTCTCTCGTAA
- a CDS encoding LLM class flavin-dependent oxidoreductase, whose translation MTKLSVLDQTPVIHGHTTADAIAATLDLAQLADDLGYTRYWCAEHHGLYGVSNPCPEVMLARIGSLTKRIRIGSGGVMLPYYSAFKVAEQFLMLEALFPNRVDLGVGRAPGGDMRTAQAVAAGSYNRGDIFPQQVAELIALFDGKVADDSLARGVLLQPQIDTRPELWMLGSSDFGGLLAAQLGIRFAFAHFINAHMGHHVAEAYRERFVAGHEEKPYLAAAVFAICADTEDEAEALEKAVDLRRVQMAYGLNQPIPSIAQGVAQQYGERERAVIAHEKPRSIIGTPERVTEKLHALQAQFDADELIVLTVAGSYAARTRSYQLLADAFALGRTA comes from the coding sequence ATGACGAAGCTATCGGTTCTCGACCAGACGCCGGTCATCCACGGCCATACGACGGCGGATGCCATCGCGGCGACGCTCGATCTCGCCCAACTCGCCGACGATCTTGGCTACACGCGCTACTGGTGCGCGGAGCATCACGGGCTGTACGGCGTGTCGAACCCGTGCCCGGAAGTGATGCTCGCGCGTATCGGCAGTCTGACCAAGCGCATTCGCATCGGCTCGGGCGGCGTCATGCTGCCGTACTACAGCGCGTTCAAGGTCGCCGAACAGTTTCTGATGCTGGAGGCGCTGTTTCCGAATCGCGTCGATCTGGGCGTCGGGCGCGCACCGGGCGGCGACATGCGCACCGCACAAGCGGTTGCCGCCGGTTCGTACAATCGCGGCGACATTTTTCCGCAGCAAGTGGCGGAACTGATCGCGCTCTTCGACGGCAAGGTGGCCGACGATTCACTCGCCCGAGGCGTGCTGCTGCAACCGCAGATCGACACGCGCCCCGAACTGTGGATGCTCGGTTCCAGCGACTTCGGCGGCCTGCTCGCGGCGCAACTCGGCATTCGCTTCGCGTTTGCGCATTTCATCAATGCGCACATGGGGCATCACGTGGCCGAGGCGTATCGCGAGCGGTTCGTCGCGGGTCACGAAGAGAAGCCGTATCTCGCGGCGGCGGTGTTCGCGATCTGCGCCGATACTGAAGACGAAGCCGAGGCACTGGAGAAGGCCGTCGATCTGCGTCGCGTGCAGATGGCGTATGGCCTGAATCAACCGATTCCATCGATCGCGCAGGGCGTCGCGCAACAATACGGCGAGCGCGAGCGGGCGGTGATCGCGCATGAGAAGCCGCGCAGCATCATCGGCACGCCGGAGCGCGTCACCGAAAAACTCCACGCGCTGCAAGCGCAATTTGACGCCGACGAACTGATCGTCCTGACGGTCGCCGGCAGCTATGCCGCACGCACGCGGTCCTATCAACTCCTCGCCGACGCGTTCGCGCTCGGCCGCACAGCCTGA
- the dut gene encoding dUTP diphosphatase: MKLDVKILDARMRDVLPAYATPGSAGLDLRACLDAPLVIEPHQTVLVPTGLATHLADPGYAALILPRSGLGHKHGIVLGNLVGLIDSDYQGQLMVSTWNRGDTAFTLNPMERLAQLVIVPVVQAQFNIVDDFEASERGAGGFGSTGKH, translated from the coding sequence ATGAAACTCGACGTCAAGATTCTCGACGCGCGTATGCGCGATGTCCTGCCCGCTTATGCTACGCCCGGCAGCGCCGGCCTCGACCTGCGCGCGTGTCTGGATGCGCCGCTCGTCATCGAGCCGCATCAGACGGTGCTCGTGCCGACCGGGCTCGCCACTCACCTCGCCGATCCCGGTTACGCGGCGCTGATCCTTCCGCGCTCCGGCCTCGGGCATAAGCACGGCATCGTGCTGGGCAATCTCGTCGGCCTGATCGATTCGGATTATCAAGGCCAACTGATGGTTTCCACCTGGAATCGCGGCGACACCGCGTTCACGCTGAACCCGATGGAACGGCTCGCGCAACTGGTGATCGTGCCGGTCGTGCAGGCGCAGTTCAATATCGTCGACGACTTCGAGGCAAGCGAACGCGGCGCGGGCGGATTCGGCAGCACGGGCAAGCACTGA